aagaacaaaaggtcgagggttttacaTGGAGCATTACGCCCAAGTTAACCTGAATGTTTTGATACTGTTTACGTGCAAGTGTGTTGAAATAGTAcgttgtgtcttaagggcggtaaataaggaattacgaacgagagtctattagaagcccgaagtcgaagactgagggctttaatgagtcgatgttcgtaattcttgtaccgcccgtgcgacatacaatgtttttcatcacatttgcgagtaaaattttatatttgtaaaagaaaaaatataattcttccaaatattggcgataccataggctgcgctcttggcagcgtcgtcCTCCCCctacctcagcatgtgcctgagccgcgtgtgcatgtggtcctgcagctgcgcgcgcagcagcatcagtacgggcagtgactcatttaccgaccttgggcttcatgacaagaaaatttgtacgcgcaatgactcatttaccgaccacgggtttcatgacaagcacattaaggtcgagggttttatttggagggttgcaaccaaggtagcctgcatgttacgacactgtttacgagcaagtgtgatgaaaaatatcaagCTCACCTCAAGTACACCGTGCTGCCATAGGGGCTTGTGTCGTGCTTCCGATCCGCGGGCCGCCGCATGGGCCCCACGGAGGAGGAGGCGCGCCCACGTTGCACCGGCGACCGCGACGGCGACGCGCCGCCGCTCCGCCCGCCGGCCATACCATACTGTGCTGCTAACGTTACTTCTTCAGGCtgttaacaaacaaataagatttatttatttattccaacataaaattacagcattacagtaaacaccaatgcgctgtaaaattcaaattatacaaacaaaaagacataaaatacatagaaaaaaaactatgaatagctagggatttttgaacgtagtcttcgtcgctaccctaaaacgacggaacaccacaccctccggccagaagtcggagcgcaggaacatctgctggtgcttggcaggcacttggagtctaaatgagctggAATTGATAGCCCTTTTAGACTCGAGCGGGATGATGGACAGCTCTAGCTGGGCTCCTTGTAACCGGGCCTTTACTGCCTCGCGGACGTGCTCGAACACCTTCTCAGGCGTCGTCTTCTTGTCCAACCGACACAGGTAGATGCCCACCCTCGGTACTGCAGCTTGAATACAGGACGACGCTGCAGGAACGGTCCCACGCTGATTGCGATTGCGCTTTAGACGGCGTTTCCGATTCACTACCGGAGTGAAGCCATCATCACGCGCAATAACTTTCGGCGCTGGTTGATCGGCGGCCGCAGGCTGCTCCTGAGTTCCCTTTGCAGTTTAgaggggcgcgggcggcgcggcgggcggcgagaTGCCTGCGCGTAGGTATCTTTTTGCACCCGAGATGAATTGGGAGCAACGGGAGCCGGCGTAGGCGTAGGCGTAGATGTATCAGTACTTAGCAGTAGAtaggtacaataattttatacagAAGCAAAATGCAGGGTAGACCACAGGTGGTTGTTACACTTAAAACAATCTGTTCCAGATAGCCATTTAGATGAAGACACCAATACAAATACGTCAAAGTAGGTGGCGGAAATAAATAACAggagaaacaaaaacaataattgttaagataaatacaaatgtaaaatatataggtatactactaaaataaaatatcaatgaaaATTGACAAAAGGCCTCATTTAAGAACAGGATATGAAATAGAGTATTTACTACCCCATCAATATCTTTGGCatgtaggtaattaaaattattatattttttcagtaATCAACTTTTCCAACATTTAGAAGATAAGAAGAATAATTAATTCATGATTATGATTCATGAATGCGAAATTCAATAAAGATTACTGAGAttataaaaatcaataaaagaaGCATCTGTCATTATCcaacatcaaaaataaaatagataaatacatcaTGGGATaaatgacaccaattgacctagtcccaaactaagcaaagcttgtactatggatactaggcaatggataaacatacttatatagataaatacatttttaaatacatattgaacatccaagacctgagaacaaatataaaaaaaaaacaatttctataGAAATATTCAAAACCTTGTTCGAGTCACAGAGTTAGTTCATCTATGTTTcctgttttgttttgtctatGAGGTGTTTAGATTAATATATAATTCTAACAAGAAGGGCAGTTAATTCCACAACAGTTTCATGCAAACAAATACATGAAGTTTAAGTAATGTGATAActataaaacaaaacttaaaagGGGTTACATTCATCAATTGATGATAACATTCTGAACCTTAATaacatgctcataagcattaCAATCAAACACATGCTGATTCATAGATAAACTAGCATcccacaaaaataaaacactaatttaaaaaatgggCCAAAGGGCTATAAAATTCCTAGATGGCAACATTTCTATATTCAAACAATACATACACAACAATGATGGTAATATAACCttaaatactattatttaatgTGTATAGCAGCAAGCAGATGAAGCCAATGCCATGagctaacataaaaaaaaataattcggcCACATGGCACTAAGTAAATATGAGTTTGAGCGCAGCTTTCTGCTGTGCTCCACACATTTGTGTGCCTAACAATGTGTTTATTATGACAGACATTAAGTTTATTTAGTAACTCTTATGCATATTTTACAAGGTGCCAACTCAATTAACACCTAAAGTTGAGCGATTTATTTgacctttgtatttttttccaagaattattttataacttgtTTACATTGCCTACACTATTTTCATAACAGTTTATAtgactaaatttaaaataaaataaaataataaaatgggaATCAACAATAGCCATCTACAACTGCACCACTACCATAAAGAAAAACATAGCAGTCTACAACAAGATCTGAATCTTAACGAGCAAGAGTCCAGGGGAGAACCTTGGTATTCTCGGGCTCCGCACTGGCCTGTGGTGCAGCCACATTTGGCAGGGAGCCACTGCGGAACGAGCCCAACCCCACCGGTGAGGGCCTGAGCATAGAGTCATTGTTCACCACTGGCTTAGGAGCTTTGACTCTAGCACGTCGGCTACTTGTGTTTACCTGTAACCATGACTCTTCAACAATCTAGCCACAATGTTCAACTAACAgttaatttacttacatataaaaAGAAACACCTGTTGAAAATGCCAGGTGACCTTGAGTTATATGGCCTTTTATAGtagatatttataattaattatcaatatATTTAAGACACCTAAAATTTCTGTTAATGTTGAAAACAAATAAGACTCTAATTAGAATTTAAtcattaaatcattattttatttggtacaTAGGAACATTCTAAGGGACGCCTTATAAACACATAAATGCTGCATTGTTTTCTTCATAAATGTTATAGGAGTCTGACAATGACAAATTATCTAAGCTTCTATAGAGCAGTTATAACAGTTGTATTTAGATAAGATTAATTAGTCAGTTAGTTATTGAGTCGCAATATGAATATTGCAACAATTATTGTTTACGTCTCAGCCGCACATTTGACGGCCAGGAAGCGATTGCCTGAGTAAATAGGCGACATACCTTATTGGTTGCGTCTGAAACTTCACGCATAATCTTTTCAAAAGCAGCCGTTTCCTCGGCCTGCTTCTGATTATGAAGGGCGATTTTCTCACTAAATTTTCTAGGGTTCGCCATGATGACTGACAAACAACAGTTTTTCCCTTTTTACATCACAATTTTATTCGTTCGTAGGACCAAAACGCGCTTGCCTGTCATGTCGCATCGCAAGTAGCAAACTTAATGTTGCTATtgctattatttaaataatctaCACTACAAGTCTATGTATAAGCAAAGACAATAACAGAAACAAAAgaattcaaaaatttaattatcttATTCGCATCTGAAATCGCATTTGAAAATAATCGTACTGAACATAacttttggtttatttgtatttattcattatttttttataagctaCAAAATAATTGCATTTTCAAAGAGGATTTACTATTCAAGAGGTCATAAATACTTTTGgtagctatttttttattatattccgTTTTGCTAttctgatattattattactattaaatttcattgttattttattaaattattatgaaaaaaatagatTGTATAGTTCATCTCTCTTATGTAcggattacaaaaaaaagactcACATTTGACATTCGGTTGGTCTATGGGTGGTCTGTCCTGTCAATCGCACGTCACAATGACATAAGTGAGTTGAGTGCACAAAACTGACGTGCATGAGTGTGAGTGCTGAAATGTTGGTGGATTTCGCGTGttacgaaaaataaattatgcaaaTTAATTCAATTGCTTTTTATTACATAGAATATGAAACTACTGTGCTAGCTACCAATTAAAGTTTTTATGTCAAGCATACATACTGTACGATGGCGGAAAAATATGTACTGACTTTGGACATCGGTACCACCACAATTCggtcttttatttataattctaaaGCCGAAACAGTTGGAAGTGCAGTTGATCAGGTATGTctgtaaaatattttctaaagttaaaataaggaaaaactattttacatttaattaaattaaactcatACGTAAATTCGATTCTACGAAATAGTATTTCGCTCTTGAAaacgtaacaaaaataaaataaaaacgaatattTACACGCCACGTATAAGTCCTAAttcaaacttattattattcaccattgtatttaattttggcacatatagataaaatattgaaagaaCTATttgtaatactaaaactttatCACACTACAATGGCCTACTTATAAAATGATTGATTCGTTTCTTTCATAAGTGTAAAGGGTAATAATTACTGTACAAGTTATCattaatgttttgttatttccAGTAACattgtaattgtttatatgCATAGTTATAGACAGTTATCGATTTGCTTGTAAATTACCTAAGTATCTCCAGTGCCGAAAgaccttttaaaataaatatgcaacttttttgaaatagaaaaaaaaactataaaaatttgGGAGAACTTTTGTGTCCATAGAAAAAACCCTGGAAGGTGGAGGGGATAATATCAGATTTTAGGAGGTAATAAAAAACATCtgaaataatgtattttattttcatttccaGGTAGTTTTGCACTACCCAAGTCCCGGTTTTGTTGAAATTGATCCTGATGAGCTATGGAATTCAATTAAGCAAATAGTAGCCAATTCTCTCAAAGGTATGTTTGTATGAATGAGTTGTGGGACAACACCAATGTCACACAGATTTgtttatatataggtatatttttagtttgttAATAACTTCGCCCTAATGTTCATTATTACAAAGTATAATGAGTTGATATAAATACTTtggttgatatttatttataaactcaAGGTTGAgtcatttaaataatacattaataattgatattaaatttaatttatagtcatttgaataataataatatattatcacAAAAGCAGTTTTTATcagttttaagtacctacatgttatgcatttttcattcatattttatactcAAGTAGAGAGATCTCAAAACTTAAGGTTCAAGTACTTCTTAACTGTTTAGCTGCTTTTAGGATTCTTCCTGATTATAGAATCAAACTTTATGCCAGCTAATTTTAGGACCATGCTTTCATTCATAAACTCTAACTTTGTTGATGTCTTAACACAATTTGTTTCCCATTTTAACATTAAGCTATAATCCCTTGCAATTGTGTCCCCCtgtatgtgtttttatttgttctaACAAGTATTTGTCCAAGAAATTTAtcaatttttgttattgttgtagGTACCTCAAACTAACCCTACTGGTCATTTGACAGCACAGTGCCGCTATATCAATAACAATACCTAATCTCGACTCAGATCATGTGTAGCTCGCAACCTTGACACTGGCAGAATTGTCCAAACGGACAGAAgccaattattaaaaaaagaaaaaaactttataagcTTATTAAAACTCAgctaaatcaatcaaaaataacatcaCATGTATATAAAGAAATTATGATTCTCTATTCACTGTTTTAGATGCCAATCTCACAGCAGCTCAAATATCCGCAATGGGTATATCCACTCTACGAAGCACCTTCATCACCTGGTCTCGTGAGACAGGGAAACCGTTTCACAGGTTTATTACTTGGAAAGACTTGAGGGCTGACAAACTTGTTAACCAATGGAATGAGTCCTATACATGGAAGGTAGCAACTTGTTGATGATATGTAGTCATGTTGTAGATTAAATATCCTTTGATCGAAAAACTATCTGATAAAGTTGATACAAATTTTGTTCCATAGAATTATTAATAGGATtcatttgttttcttctttGCAGTTGTTTAAAGCTGGTGCATATGTACTGTATTTAATTATGAGAAGTCAAAAATTCAGAGCTGGCAGCGTATTGAAATTTATGAATACACAGGCAAGTATAAATTAGCATTTAATATTTTGGGATTTCACACAgattctgtgaaaatttcaggATTAAAATaaggtagcctatgtgttatggcagacgtccagctatctgcatacaaaattttatctaagtccgtccagccgttttagcgcgaaGGAGCAATAAAAACTCACATGCACactcacgcacgcacacacatacaaacatttgcattcataatattaggaCACATGGGGCCGGTGCCCCAGAGCCCTATAGTGTGTAGTGACAGTAGGCAGTGCCAGCGCCGCGACGCTTATGCACCCTGTGGGTGTTACCTTGCAGCTTGCTGATCACAGCCAGGACCTCGATGTCATGGGAGCTTCCGAAAGTCCAATATGCTCCCGTTAATACCTACCTGAGAAAAAAGACTTTGTTGTTAATGTCATTGACTCTTTTTACGATACAACAGGGCCCTAAATTCGCCCTGTTGCTTAATGGCTAAAAGACCGCTTTGATAAAATCTGCGGTAGCTTTGCACTTTCCTAAGATGAATCAAAAGTAGCATATGTAAACCACACTTCataataaattgattgattaattGACCAGGGAAAGTGTAgctgtctattttttttatcagcctgTTATgtcacactgctgggcaaaggcctttgGATTTCCAACTCGCCCTAGTTCTATTAgtgtaagtatttttaaggTTGAACAGGTAGCACCACAGAAAAAGAGTGAACTTTTCGAATGTTTCTTTGTACAGTGGTACAGTGGAGGTCAAAGATATCCTTACATTTTAGTATCTTGTCTCTGTATGCCATCTgacaatttcatacaaaattttaaacacGAAGTGAGAACGACAAGGTAGTAAAATttttaaagatatctttgactaCGATTGTATAAAATCATAGtaacaaaatttactttttttatattcgtaAAGTACCTATAGATAAAGTCGTTATCTGATGTCATAAACATTAATCCAAATATAATGTCaacagtaaaaaattaaatgattttactTACTGTcattattaaaagtaataatGAGTTAAAATGCTACATTGCTCACGTAATATCACCCTCTGGAGATAATTCATTATACCAATACGTATTTAGGGTTCATGAGTATGCATTGCGTAAGGTCGTTGTGCGACTTGACAACAAGGCGAAAATGCGCTGCGATGATCTTCAATGACTCCCATTGTACTCAATATGCATAACTATTGTTATAAGTTGCATTGTAACATACATGGCCAACCAAAATACGAAACAATATACGATTCAAATCTGTTGTCAATGGGGCATCCATCAATTACGTGAGGTAATTTTGGTAATTTTTTTGGTGAGATGTCGTGAGATTTTGCTCGACCCCCTTCCCCatatttttgatataaatttgtttgaaaaatctcacgtgagattaGGAGATGGGGGAGAGGGTCGACCCAAATCTCACGACATCTCAAAAATAAGTTATTCAGTGCTTTAATTTacagacaaataaattattattattaatattttttttaaaaatacatgatAATTTGCTGAAACGTGGAGAGGTCCTTCACGTGAGATTGGGTGGTTTTTGGCTCGCCCTCCCCCCCTAAATGCCTCACGTTATTAATGGATGCCcccaagaagacattaatatcaagttgtaggtactattatagAAAATTTGGATTTTTTCTGATCCGCATTGGCATTACTTCagatagcgaatctactgtcttaaaaatgaaattccatacatctgccaaagaaatcatagtaaaATCTATTGAAGAGGTTCCAGGTTTTTATGCCCATTGTATATCTCAATAGCATATCTATGGCGACAGATTGCCGTAACAAATTAACAGCACTGCTTAACGAATGAACAATAACATTCGTCAACAGGTCACAGGTTAAGTACCTCTCACAGTAAATTCTTTTCAGACAACCTTGAGGCTGAGCTGGGCGTTACAAAACATCGAACCATTGAGAGAAGCCgtaaaaaaagatgacgtcatgTTCGGGACTTTGGATACTTGGCTGCTGCACAAACTAACAGGTAAACACTTTCTAGTTGTTATGGTTCCGTATACGGGcctgtttttttatcaaagggccggcaacgcatccgtaattcCACTTACAGTAATTCAACTTATGCTATGGGTGTCCATGGacggtggtgattgctttctgTTGGGACGCGCCAGCTCGTTTTTAACcccagacgcaaaaagaggggtgttatactttagaccgctatgtgtgtctgtctgtggcaccgtagctcttaaacgggtggaccgatttgaatgcgtttttttaatttgaaatcaggttttctagcgatggttcttagacatgtttcatcaaaatcggttcagtaattgttcagatattgaactttgaagtgacatatcatattaataaaaatatatatcgaaAGGAAAAAGAAACCCTTCGTTTACAATAGTGGTCATACAAGATGactaaatattcaactttaaatggGTCCATAAATTCCCAAATTAAAACTGTACTCAGTGTCATCTCATTGCTAGATAATTAAACCGTTATGAAACATACTGCGAGAAGGTTCTAtcgtgggtcaggaatcaagtGATTCGAAACGAAACATAACTGCaaagtcagcagggctactacgaaactcgaagttcgtgtcatgcggtccctctgacacttatagtatttaatacgagagcgagagggaccgcacgacacgaacttcgagtttcgtagtagccctgctgttcgaATGCCGTCACATCCAAAGCAACGAGTTAAATACTCCATCCTTGTCTAATACGTAATTCGTAATCTCGCTCCTTTTCTCTCTCATTCCATAATTTATCTCTTCTCGTAGCTTCGTTATTTTTACCACAACTCTGTGgcttccataaaaattgagattGAATTAAAATGCAGATTCATGGGACTGGTTTGACGCGTACTAATGGTTTTATGATATTTTATGGGTCCCGCGGCGGGAAGTTAACTTGCTGGATGGCCTCGACTATGTTGCGTCGTATTTAAAACTAGTTAATGCTAAACAAAACTTTCGTAAACGTTAAGAATTTAAGTATTTAAcggaaaaacaattaaaaaaagcatcaaaaacacttttttataaccaaaattaattattgattacgtttaggtacagtcaagtgcaaaaaaaagtatttatttgaaacactcaagaatatgttactacggccttataaggccgcgtcggaataagagtgtgATAACTATTTTTTTGAAGCTTTGAatcttgactgtacttaccaaAATGGGAGTGTCTACGTCCATGTGAATGTCAAATTATAACAAAGTTTTACATTTTGCTCCTATTTTATACAGAAAAGTTCAAATGATACTAGTCCAATTattttaaaccaaaaaaaaactaacagaGATCCCTTCacggataagtccgcctttgtactttgcactttttttgtaacctttctGTATATTCATTTAGTACAATAGAGAGttgtatgtattattattattaaaatatgaaatttataatttaaacggGGATAAGTTCGTCTTTGTTTCTTTTGTCTGTTAATTCCATGTGATTCATGTACAGTAAAAAGTTATACATACCGGACCGCCGTTATGCCCGATCGcatacataatatacctactaacaCTCAGCGAAGTTAACTTTTAATATTGACGGCCATTTTGTTTTGTCACAGGGGGTAAAATTCACGTAACAGATGTGTCCTCCGCCTCAGCCACGGGGTTCTTCGACCCCTTTTGCATGCAATGGGGGGGCTGGGCGCTCGGACTGTTCAAAATCCCCCGGGGGGTTTTACCAGAAGTCGTGGACACCGCGGGGGAACACTTTGGTTCCACGACCCCCGATATTTGGGGAAAGCCTATACCTATTAGGAGCTGCGTAAGTATTGATATGTAGAATACCTTCGCGGAAAAATCCTAACTAAcaagcaaaaaatatatatattgtgaAACATAATCAAGGGCTATTTCTTTAAAAGTTCTTTCTAAATCGAGTCCAAAGTTaagaaaaagattccaaaaaaacaatcttaatttgattgcttaataacgatatctcttgtccgggtgagcggttagttccaatggaatgccgaaagtttctcgatgagggctacggtatagatgtcgctagcgtcactgcttaagtggctaaataagaaacaaacaagctgagatatgtggtgcataggggaaattcgtgtctgtaccgttgtccagcagtggtgtagcggtatagcacgcggcacggaatgccgaggacctgggttcgattcccagtgctggtcttatttttctggtttttctgtgcatctatatttcagtttgtatttccaaAGTTAAGCACAAAACAGAACTAATCTATTTAATtcatttccttcaccgtaaagcatgtcataaaaatgaaatttcacATTTCTGTTCCTTTTAGGGCCGTTTTCACGGCTTAAAAAGCTTAGCTTTCTaggcttaaaaaaataaatcgttgatacaaaatcgctaataatatttacttgtactttgttatgcgaTCCAGCTTTGGTCGTCGAATACCGCCTTATTAGTTCTGTCTGTAAAGTTTATGttaaacatatatttatttgaaattccaCCATAAACTTACTTAACAACGTAATATCCCCAACATGCTTCGTCATtagtctaacctaacctaaaccccAAAGCTATCCCCGGACCGATGCAATCCAGACCCAAACGTACCATAAATACTTGCCGCATTACCCCGCTGAATCACTAAAGATATATGCTGCAACAGATAAGAACCGGACCGCGGGTCGCCGCCCCTGTCCTTCATACTCCGCTCCAGATCCCTAATAAAACGCTTTGCCTTGACTCACCAAGGCCCAGCAGTGTCGAGTCTGtgaagttaaatatttaaagtcTCTGATTTCCCAGATGGCTGACCAAACAGCTTCGATGTGGGGTTCGTGTTGCTTCGACGTCGGCGACGTCAAACTGACCATGGGAACTGGCACTTTCTTCAACATCAACACGGGCTCCGTGCCCCACGCTAACGTGTCTGGACTCTACCCGATCGTGGGCTGGCGGTTGGGGTCTGAATTG
This portion of the Choristoneura fumiferana chromosome 14, NRCan_CFum_1, whole genome shotgun sequence genome encodes:
- the LOC141435141 gene encoding glycerol kinase 5, whose translation is MAEKYVLTLDIGTTTIRSFIYNSKAETVGSAVDQVVLHYPSPGFVEIDPDELWNSIKQIVANSLKDANLTAAQISAMGISTLRSTFITWSRETGKPFHRFITWKDLRADKLVNQWNESYTWKLFKAGAYVLYLIMRSQKFRAGSVLKFMNTQTTLRLSWALQNIEPLREAVKKDDVMFGTLDTWLLHKLTGGKIHVTDVSSASATGFFDPFCMQWGGWALGLFKIPRGVLPEVVDTAGEHFGSTTPDIWGKPIPIRSCMADQTASMWGSCCFDVGDVKLTMGTGTFFNINTGSVPHANVSGLYPIVGWRLGSELVYSAEGSNNDTASIIKWAQNLGLFDNPQDSAEIAESVPDSDGVYFIPAFSGLGAPYNDGSAASGFVGMKPSTTKAHLVRAVLESLAFRIAQLYNCVRAENSYEFNIIRVDGGVSNNDFIAQLVADLTGLRVERPLHTEMSSLGCAHVVGLQLGIWKSKEELKSLRKVECVFNPRPQVKKAYEVTCSRWEDAVKRMCGWYIANRSSQSINTVSDSSSNSFTPQNSFKVNSKKKRNSKHSK